A genomic region of Deltaproteobacteria bacterium contains the following coding sequences:
- a CDS encoding diaminopimelate decarboxylase — translation MNANMQVRSLSTQNIIDLIEKYGTPLYVYDEKLLRAKCRAVLAIPSAFGLYVGYAMKANSSRALLEIIASENIGIDASSFNEVQRAIAANIKAQRIMLTTQDIPMGDDRKELECLMKEGLLYNVCSQQQLELIADFVQKEKLPISVRVNPGIGTGESVTRNTGDDYSSFGNHLGNIENLLAIVRERKIVVKQVHCHIGSGGDPQVWRANIERMLEITERYFPEAKWVNLGGGFKEARMPDESAADINELGIYAKQQFEAFAARTGRQLTMVVEPGTFLIANAGYVVAVVIDKKTTGQNGFEFLILDAGMETITRPLLYGSRHPFYVVSRDGCLLSSEFDPQVSSNNKLVVAGRCCESGDSQTLDAQGHIAPRAMANPNIGDYVIIGGAGAYCSSMSLVGYNSYTQAAEVLVREDGSLQLIRKRQTLLQLCQNELPL, via the coding sequence ATGAATGCAAATATGCAAGTAAGATCATTATCTACACAGAATATTATTGACTTAATAGAAAAGTATGGCACGCCACTTTATGTATACGATGAGAAATTATTGCGCGCTAAATGTCGTGCGGTTTTGGCTATTCCCAGCGCATTTGGTTTGTATGTTGGCTATGCCATGAAGGCCAATAGTAGTCGGGCGCTACTTGAAATAATTGCCAGCGAGAATATTGGTATTGATGCTAGTTCGTTTAACGAAGTGCAAAGAGCAATTGCAGCTAACATAAAAGCCCAGCGAATAATGTTGACTACCCAAGATATACCCATGGGTGATGACCGCAAAGAACTTGAGTGCCTGATGAAAGAGGGGTTGTTATATAATGTTTGTTCACAACAGCAATTAGAGCTAATTGCTGATTTTGTGCAAAAAGAAAAGCTCCCTATTTCTGTGCGAGTTAATCCAGGTATAGGTACTGGTGAAAGTGTTACTCGCAATACTGGTGATGATTATTCAAGCTTTGGCAATCATTTAGGCAACATTGAGAATTTGCTCGCTATAGTTCGTGAACGCAAGATTGTGGTTAAGCAAGTTCATTGTCATATTGGCTCTGGTGGTGATCCTCAGGTATGGCGTGCAAATATTGAACGGATGCTTGAGATAACTGAACGCTATTTTCCTGAGGCGAAATGGGTAAATCTAGGTGGTGGTTTTAAAGAAGCGCGCATGCCTGATGAGAGCGCTGCTGATATCAACGAACTTGGGATATATGCCAAACAGCAATTTGAAGCTTTTGCTGCTCGTACTGGGCGTCAGCTTACGATGGTAGTTGAACCTGGCACATTTTTAATTGCTAATGCTGGTTATGTTGTAGCCGTAGTTATTGATAAAAAAACAACTGGCCAAAATGGTTTTGAGTTTTTAATTCTTGATGCAGGCATGGAAACCATAACTCGTCCTTTGCTATACGGGTCACGTCATCCATTTTATGTAGTATCGCGTGATGGTTGTTTGCTCTCAAGTGAGTTTGATCCACAAGTAAGTTCTAACAATAAGCTTGTGGTTGCGGGTCGTTGTTGTGAAAGCGGTGATTCACAAACGCTAGATGCCCAAGGCCATATTGCGCCGCGGGCGATGGCAAATCCAAATATAGGCGATTACGTTATTATTGGTGGGGCTGGAGCATATTGCTCAAGTATGTCGTTAGTTGGCTATAACTCATACACACAAGCCGCTGAGGTGTTGGT